The following proteins are encoded in a genomic region of Micrococcaceae bacterium Sec5.8:
- a CDS encoding DUF5129 domain-containing protein, whose protein sequence is MGIVRKIMGVLALVLIGLTSAGPAALAVTPVDVVVADQAGVLDQNTLLPAVRAIDFYQPTKVAIYTYNGSSSENLNEEVLRFARAEHPEWISDDGQKWANGLFIFALDPVGRHVGTYMGEDRKVSLDQRDDIQNASKDLFRDAQWTDGTIAGITRGAELINQPWYRSTAFLVTAWTTVAAAVAGAGTWLIVRWRTRVGSRKELARGDASYANVSMDLQVTELNAETIPEASRYGSTVLEKHRTFLAKYNSATGLSNQVHAMSSRDLGKRPNLKLIRSYADAAAELDALDDVIADTNALLNRGSAWAPAWDRQLAPFRADLAAIEQMLSKRHAQSDSATAAALRSFRDESHRELERWTSELAAGIITPETALDRLRDARTHLSELLKNHADTVIAAFAKNEKEASLMRNDMESAQAGSKAKYGRTYEPSILGTVYPAYYFFSVPTFNSGFTTGVSSVGSARGGGGSTTGYGGSGGSFSGSGSSSSF, encoded by the coding sequence ATGGGAATCGTGCGGAAAATCATGGGCGTCCTCGCTCTCGTTCTGATCGGGCTGACAAGTGCGGGCCCGGCTGCGTTGGCCGTCACACCGGTCGACGTCGTCGTGGCGGACCAGGCGGGGGTGCTGGACCAGAACACCCTGCTGCCGGCGGTGCGGGCGATTGATTTCTACCAGCCCACCAAGGTGGCCATCTATACCTACAACGGATCCTCGTCGGAGAACTTGAACGAGGAAGTCCTGCGGTTCGCCCGGGCCGAGCACCCGGAGTGGATCAGCGACGACGGGCAGAAGTGGGCGAACGGGCTATTCATCTTCGCCCTGGACCCGGTGGGCCGGCATGTTGGGACGTACATGGGCGAGGACCGCAAAGTCTCGCTGGACCAGCGGGACGACATTCAGAACGCCTCCAAGGACCTCTTTCGCGATGCCCAGTGGACAGACGGCACCATCGCCGGGATCACCCGCGGCGCGGAACTGATTAACCAGCCGTGGTACCGCTCCACTGCCTTCCTCGTCACCGCCTGGACCACCGTGGCGGCCGCCGTCGCCGGCGCGGGGACGTGGCTGATTGTGCGGTGGCGGACCAGGGTCGGCAGCCGGAAGGAACTGGCCCGCGGCGACGCCAGCTATGCCAACGTCAGCATGGACCTGCAGGTCACCGAACTTAACGCTGAAACCATTCCGGAAGCGTCCCGCTACGGGAGCACCGTTCTGGAAAAGCACAGGACCTTCCTCGCAAAGTACAACTCGGCCACCGGCCTCTCGAACCAGGTCCACGCCATGTCGTCCCGGGACCTGGGCAAACGCCCCAACTTGAAGCTGATCCGCAGCTATGCCGATGCCGCCGCTGAACTGGATGCCCTCGACGACGTCATTGCGGACACCAACGCCCTGCTCAACCGCGGGTCCGCATGGGCGCCGGCCTGGGACCGGCAACTGGCCCCTTTCCGCGCGGATCTGGCGGCGATCGAACAGATGCTCAGTAAGCGCCACGCCCAATCCGACTCTGCAACCGCGGCAGCACTGCGTTCCTTCCGGGATGAAAGCCACCGCGAGCTCGAACGGTGGACCTCGGAACTCGCGGCGGGCATCATCACTCCGGAGACAGCCCTCGACCGGCTGCGCGATGCCCGCACCCACCTGTCCGAGCTGCTCAAAAACCACGCCGACACCGTCATTGCAGCTTTTGCCAAGAACGAGAAGGAGGCCAGCCTCATGCGCAACGACATGGAGAGCGCACAGGCCGGCAGCAAGGCCAAATACGGGCGCACCTACGAGCCCAGCATTCTGGGCACCGTATACCCCGCCTACTACTTCTTCTCGGTGCCCACTTTCAACTCCGGTTTCACCACCGGTGTGAGCAGTGTCGGCAGTGCCCGCGGCGGCGGCGGCAGCACCACCGGCTACGGGGGAAGCGGCGGCAGCTTCTCCGGTTCGGGAAGTTCGTCGAGCTTCTAG